A section of the Leptospira kobayashii genome encodes:
- a CDS encoding RNA recognition motif domain-containing protein, which translates to MKLSIGNLPQSLNEDQLKALFSAHGTVTSVNIKRDKITKVSLGFGTAEIEDSSAEKAIKALNGKEVEGKKIVVVKQEDLAHQSSGTGQQKNLPLNQKSAFGKTVGGGNTGVPRRGGNRGS; encoded by the coding sequence ATGAAGTTATCCATTGGCAACCTCCCCCAAAGTCTGAACGAAGACCAACTCAAGGCTCTGTTTTCTGCCCACGGTACGGTAACGAGCGTAAATATCAAACGAGACAAAATTACCAAGGTATCCTTGGGTTTTGGAACCGCAGAAATAGAAGATTCCTCTGCCGAAAAAGCGATCAAAGCTTTGAACGGAAAAGAAGTCGAAGGCAAAAAGATTGTAGTAGTCAAACAAGAAGATTTGGCGCACCAATCTTCAGGCACCGGCCAACAGAAAAATCTTCCACTCAACCAAAAATCCGCATTCGGAAAAACGGTCGGCGGTGGAAATACGGGCGTTCCACGCAGAGGTGGGAATCGCGGGTCTTAG
- a CDS encoding class I SAM-dependent methyltransferase — protein MSEASDFLNKENPFDKTSDWKFLYTTTGNHPGLSVYKCEDHEWQAIYPRPPQKELYSEAYYKGKSEYSYIDERETEKYQAYVWDARIKNIRKFISKGHFLDIGSSFGGFLKRAKEKGFTVQGVEISDYAAGYANENGVPTFHGTFLEAKFPDKSFDVITLIEVIEHLENPKLIFQEITRILKPGGLLVLQTANFEGWQAKEEKANYHYYMPGHVYYYSDSVLKEILTRLNYDRFISYFGVDFPLSAKLLKSRGSFKSILDYIKWIRIAFYHFQSKRKKNGFPLTSSYVLYAFRSR, from the coding sequence ATGAGCGAAGCTTCCGATTTCCTAAATAAAGAAAATCCTTTTGATAAAACATCCGACTGGAAGTTTTTATACACCACCACGGGAAACCATCCCGGACTATCCGTTTACAAATGCGAAGATCATGAATGGCAGGCGATTTATCCGAGACCTCCTCAGAAAGAACTGTATTCGGAAGCGTATTACAAAGGTAAGTCGGAATACTCTTATATCGACGAAAGAGAAACTGAAAAATACCAAGCTTATGTTTGGGATGCGAGAATCAAAAACATTCGGAAATTTATTTCCAAAGGTCATTTTTTGGATATAGGATCTTCTTTCGGAGGCTTTTTAAAAAGAGCGAAAGAAAAAGGATTCACTGTCCAAGGTGTAGAGATTTCCGATTATGCCGCGGGTTATGCAAATGAAAACGGTGTCCCTACGTTTCACGGAACTTTTTTAGAAGCAAAATTTCCGGACAAGTCCTTCGATGTAATCACTCTCATCGAAGTGATCGAGCATTTGGAAAATCCGAAACTCATTTTTCAGGAAATCACCCGCATCCTAAAACCGGGTGGCCTTTTGGTTTTGCAAACCGCGAATTTCGAAGGTTGGCAGGCAAAAGAAGAAAAGGCAAATTACCATTATTATATGCCAGGTCATGTATATTATTACTCGGACAGTGTATTGAAAGAGATACTGACCCGATTGAATTACGACCGCTTCATCTCTTACTTCGGAGTGGATTTTCCACTCTCTGCTAAACTTCTAAAATCAAGAGGAAGTTTTAAAAGTATCCTGGATTATATAAAATGGATACGAATCGCATTTTACCATTTTCAATCCAAACGTAAGAAAAATGGTTTTCCACTTACATCCAGTTATGTACTTTATGCTTTCCGTTCCAGGTAG
- a CDS encoding rod-binding protein, with protein MDIFSIQDYSGRISRSKEEQMLNRMDSAKKSIESKKDSSANQTEFQKLMEERSDLSGKVSSSSLTVTHNIREEISNDPYRKKLYDASVEFESVFVKMMLKEMKNSVHKEKLIDGGYAEEIFEDMLYDEYAKDISKNESMGLAEQIYKQMSAMLPPAKSNKYN; from the coding sequence ATGGATATATTTTCAATTCAAGATTATTCGGGAAGAATCTCCCGTTCTAAAGAAGAACAAATGCTGAATCGAATGGATTCAGCTAAAAAAAGCATAGAGTCGAAAAAGGATTCTTCTGCAAATCAGACCGAGTTTCAAAAGCTGATGGAAGAAAGATCCGATCTTTCGGGAAAGGTAAGTTCTTCCAGTTTGACTGTGACTCATAACATCCGGGAAGAAATTTCGAATGATCCTTATCGCAAAAAATTATATGATGCTTCAGTGGAATTCGAATCCGTATTCGTTAAGATGATGTTGAAAGAAATGAAAAATTCCGTTCATAAGGAAAAGTTAATCGATGGCGGTTATGCGGAAGAGATTTTCGAAGATATGCTTTATGACGAATACGCAAAAGACATTTCTAAAAACGAATCTATGGGGCTGGCGGAACAAATCTACAAACAAATGTCTGCTATGTTGCCGCCTGCCAAATCTAATAAATACAATTAA
- a CDS encoding flagellar basal body P-ring protein FlgI, translated as MNSFLHTSKSYGSLFAVLIVFGFPNILFAVETRLKDVAKINAIRENQVTGFGLVVGLNGTGDTKNPLTEEALQNYLAQLGVNTKKSLREARNTASVLITANIPIHLKEGDRIDILVSSVGDARSLEGGVLLQSPLKAGNGETIAVASGVLIFGGKEKKSKGNADKKIGSNTGFVPGGGILEKSIPNAPIIKHIKISLMDKDYSTMNSIVDAITSNLGVTPEVVSATEILVPVPMAPNASPPEDPNAPKTSEPKIDLAFLAKLENLPITPDSVARVVINERTGTIVMGANIAIDEVAISQQGLTIQVANTQKMRYFFPIQEQEKGESVFVLKEATQVSDVVAALNKVGASTKDIISILEALKKQGALRAELIIQ; from the coding sequence ATGAATTCATTCTTACATACTTCTAAAAGTTACGGATCTCTTTTCGCTGTTTTGATAGTATTCGGATTTCCTAATATTCTTTTCGCGGTGGAAACCCGCTTGAAAGATGTGGCAAAGATCAACGCGATCAGAGAAAACCAGGTCACAGGTTTCGGTCTTGTAGTAGGGCTGAACGGAACAGGCGACACGAAAAATCCACTCACAGAAGAAGCATTACAAAACTACTTAGCGCAGTTAGGTGTAAATACGAAAAAATCCCTTCGGGAAGCTAGAAACACTGCAAGCGTACTTATCACTGCGAATATTCCCATACATTTGAAAGAAGGCGATAGGATCGACATACTTGTTTCTTCCGTCGGAGATGCGCGCTCTTTGGAAGGGGGAGTGCTTTTGCAATCTCCTTTGAAGGCGGGAAACGGAGAAACGATTGCTGTGGCTTCCGGTGTCCTTATCTTCGGGGGTAAGGAAAAAAAATCAAAGGGAAATGCTGATAAAAAAATAGGATCTAATACCGGTTTTGTGCCAGGCGGAGGAATACTTGAAAAGTCGATTCCCAACGCTCCCATTATAAAACATATCAAGATTTCACTGATGGATAAGGACTATTCTACGATGAATAGCATTGTAGATGCGATTACTTCCAATTTGGGAGTCACACCGGAGGTCGTTTCCGCAACCGAGATTCTAGTTCCCGTTCCTATGGCACCTAATGCATCACCACCGGAAGATCCGAATGCTCCGAAAACTTCAGAGCCTAAAATCGACCTGGCATTTTTAGCCAAACTGGAAAACCTTCCTATCACTCCCGACAGTGTCGCAAGGGTTGTGATTAATGAACGCACAGGAACCATCGTTATGGGAGCAAATATTGCCATCGACGAAGTGGCTATTTCTCAACAGGGTTTGACGATCCAAGTTGCGAATACTCAAAAGATGCGTTACTTTTTTCCCATTCAGGAACAGGAGAAAGGGGAATCCGTTTTTGTTTTGAAAGAAGCCACACAAGTTTCCGATGTAGTTGCGGCTTTGAATAAAGTGGGTGCTTCTACGAAAGATATCATTTCCATTTTGGAAGCATTAAAGAAACAAGGAGCTCTGCGGGCAGAGCTAATCATTCAGTAG
- a CDS encoding class I SAM-dependent methyltransferase, which produces MKNVWDEHYLKNKSKLSFPDENLIRMLSRVNPPNKQALDFGSGSGRHIPLLLSHGFQVSASDSSIESVAQIKELSLPVTLHHTHSLPYPFSKGQFGLIVSWGVFHYNTKDLAKSMLVSLMDSLAPGGYLLGSIRANTDTHLKINGGKMNLADLQGGYAETYSEEDLRNFLKPFSEVEIGYSERTPLGRLEERICHWFFQAKK; this is translated from the coding sequence ATGAAAAATGTTTGGGATGAACATTATTTAAAAAACAAATCGAAACTTTCCTTTCCTGACGAAAATCTGATTCGAATGTTATCCAGGGTAAATCCACCCAACAAACAAGCACTCGACTTCGGCTCGGGTTCAGGCCGCCATATCCCTCTGCTTCTAAGTCATGGTTTTCAAGTCTCCGCCTCTGATTCTTCCATCGAATCGGTCGCTCAAATTAAAGAGCTCTCACTTCCTGTCACACTCCATCACACTCACTCGCTTCCCTATCCGTTTTCCAAAGGCCAGTTCGGATTGATTGTTTCCTGGGGAGTCTTTCATTATAATACGAAAGACCTCGCAAAATCAATGTTAGTAAGCCTTATGGATTCTTTGGCACCAGGTGGTTACCTTTTAGGCTCCATCAGAGCAAATACGGATACTCATTTGAAAATCAACGGCGGGAAAATGAATTTAGCCGACTTACAAGGCGGTTATGCGGAAACCTATTCGGAAGAAGATTTGAGAAATTTTTTAAAGCCGTTTTCCGAAGTGGAAATAGGTTATTCGGAAAGAACTCCTCTCGGGCGTTTGGAGGAAAGAATCTGCCATTGGTTTTTCCAAGCAAAAAAATAA
- the flgG gene encoding flagellar basal-body rod protein FlgG: MMRSLWTGATGMTAQQFHIDTVANNLANVNTTGFKKNRVDFEDLVYQHQVLAGTPASSVSEIPTGVNVGHGVKVAATQKLFEIGSFQATGNKLDLALTGEMGFFKIQMPDGTFSYSRDGSFKIDSNQQVVTSNGYLLEPPIILPENAILNTLSIAEEGEVTVKIGNDIRPTTIGQIELYRFVNPAGLQAVGKNLFRETVASGPEIPGMPGQEGYGGVLQGFLEMSNVKIVEEMVNMIVAQRAYESNSKTIQTSDNMLSTAIGLKR, from the coding sequence ATGATGAGGTCACTTTGGACCGGCGCTACCGGAATGACTGCGCAACAGTTTCACATTGATACCGTTGCTAACAACCTTGCAAACGTTAATACAACTGGATTTAAAAAGAACCGAGTTGATTTTGAAGATTTAGTTTACCAACATCAGGTACTAGCTGGCACCCCTGCGAGTTCCGTTTCGGAAATTCCTACCGGTGTGAATGTTGGGCACGGTGTAAAAGTCGCCGCCACACAAAAGTTATTCGAAATCGGTTCTTTTCAGGCAACTGGAAATAAACTTGATTTGGCTCTTACCGGAGAAATGGGATTTTTCAAAATCCAAATGCCTGACGGAACATTCTCTTATTCCAGAGACGGATCTTTCAAAATCGATTCCAACCAACAGGTGGTAACTTCAAACGGTTATCTATTGGAACCACCTATCATTCTACCTGAAAATGCTATTCTCAATACTCTTTCCATCGCGGAAGAGGGAGAAGTCACTGTAAAAATCGGAAACGATATTCGTCCCACCACGATCGGACAGATTGAACTCTACAGATTTGTAAACCCGGCCGGTTTGCAAGCGGTAGGAAAAAACCTTTTCCGTGAAACAGTAGCATCTGGTCCCGAGATTCCTGGAATGCCAGGACAAGAAGGATACGGCGGAGTATTACAAGGTTTTCTCGAGATGAGTAACGTGAAAATCGTGGAAGAGATGGTGAATATGATCGTAGCTCAAAGAGCCTATGAATCCAATTCCAAAACCATTCAAACTTCGGATAACATGCTTTCTACGGCGATCGGCTTAAAACGATAA
- the dut gene encoding dUTP diphosphatase, protein MQVSIQILNPKAILPERKTDGAAGYDLSACLEAPITLPVGEVVLVPTGLAFAIPSGFEGQVRPRSGFSTKNKIIMPNAPGTVDSDYRGEIFVPLLNLGKSDFLLENGTRIAQILIKRYEVIAFHVVPTLENTERGTGGFGSTGK, encoded by the coding sequence ATCCAAGTATCCATCCAAATCCTAAACCCAAAAGCAATCCTGCCAGAAAGAAAAACAGACGGTGCCGCAGGTTACGACCTCAGTGCCTGTCTGGAAGCCCCGATCACTTTGCCTGTAGGCGAGGTCGTTCTGGTTCCAACCGGACTTGCTTTCGCGATCCCTTCCGGTTTTGAGGGGCAAGTTCGTCCCAGATCCGGATTTTCTACCAAAAACAAGATCATCATGCCGAATGCACCGGGAACGGTAGACTCGGATTACAGAGGGGAGATCTTTGTCCCTCTTTTGAATCTGGGAAAATCGGATTTTCTATTGGAAAATGGAACTAGAATCGCTCAAATTTTGATCAAACGTTACGAAGTGATCGCATTCCATGTGGTACCTACCTTGGAAAACACAGAGCGGGGAACTGGTGGTTTCGGAAGCACCGGAAAATAA
- a CDS encoding ATP-grasp domain-containing protein, with protein MAKKFIGSFISIGAGKNQLPLILAAKERGLHVIGIDKNSTAVGFSHCDIRILESTKEYRKILHAMSRVPMTEKLQGVATRSFGDATYSASYLSEKFKLIGNPSTSVSLFSNKKQIKSLLEKKGILVPKSQTIGLEKKKGSKKNELPQFPVIVKPSLGFAKRGIEIIEEEKAWSDWQKTIKSDQWIVESKIEGDEITALGFVVSGKFYLLSLSDKITTKEPPFLEVAHITPSERIDMAGEIKMICQAIVNLTKLKNGPFVAEFKINSQGDCYLLESAPEVGGEFLAEQLLPKHYGYSYFSDLISLYLGEKPKPNFLHKPKGKAKKTAIIFRIPHKKQKLVGEEPELKLADGESLFFKESLIPEGESLEKREGNAKRPFVYGISTTSEVGNKDWIADIQDRMNG; from the coding sequence GTGGCAAAGAAATTTATCGGTAGCTTTATCTCCATTGGAGCCGGCAAAAATCAACTCCCCTTGATACTTGCCGCCAAAGAACGTGGCTTACATGTCATTGGAATCGATAAAAACTCCACAGCAGTAGGATTTTCCCATTGCGATATAAGAATATTAGAATCTACTAAAGAATATAGAAAAATACTCCATGCGATGAGCAGAGTTCCGATGACGGAAAAACTCCAGGGAGTCGCAACAAGATCTTTCGGCGACGCCACTTATTCCGCATCTTATCTTTCCGAAAAATTCAAACTGATAGGAAACCCAAGCACTTCCGTCTCTCTTTTCTCCAACAAAAAGCAAATCAAATCCCTCTTGGAAAAAAAAGGAATCCTCGTTCCCAAAAGCCAAACAATCGGCTTGGAGAAAAAAAAAGGATCCAAAAAAAACGAGCTTCCTCAGTTTCCCGTGATCGTAAAACCGTCCTTAGGTTTCGCCAAACGCGGAATTGAAATCATTGAAGAAGAAAAGGCTTGGAGTGATTGGCAAAAAACGATTAAGTCGGATCAATGGATTGTTGAATCCAAAATCGAAGGTGATGAAATCACTGCCTTGGGTTTTGTAGTTTCCGGCAAATTCTATCTACTCTCTCTTTCCGATAAAATCACTACCAAAGAACCCCCTTTTTTGGAAGTTGCCCATATCACTCCGTCCGAAAGAATCGATATGGCAGGCGAAATCAAAATGATCTGTCAGGCCATAGTGAATTTGACCAAACTGAAAAACGGACCCTTTGTCGCTGAATTTAAAATCAATTCTCAGGGAGATTGTTATCTTTTGGAATCCGCCCCCGAAGTCGGCGGGGAATTTCTCGCAGAACAATTATTACCCAAACATTACGGTTATTCATATTTCTCGGATCTCATCTCTCTTTACTTGGGAGAAAAACCGAAACCGAATTTTCTGCACAAACCGAAAGGAAAGGCAAAAAAAACAGCTATCATATTCCGGATTCCCCACAAAAAACAAAAGTTAGTTGGAGAAGAACCCGAATTGAAACTTGCCGACGGTGAATCCTTATTTTTCAAAGAAAGCCTGATTCCGGAAGGAGAATCCTTGGAAAAACGCGAAGGCAATGCCAAAAGGCCATTTGTTTACGGGATCAGCACTACTTCCGAAGTGGGAAACAAAGATTGGATAGCAGACATTCAAGATAGAATGAACGGTTGA
- a CDS encoding YhjD/YihY/BrkB family envelope integrity protein: MNTIPAHPLLIKITTIPETPGWKRKLILSLRILLVSIHRFTVDDCLMKASGLAYTTIVTLVPTLTVAFALLTVASGIQTRQDEIFHDVNSFLLKNNIQFDITPYWETLSDIINTASQIGAIGFIVFIFSATAVLRSLEKTFHSIWRIESHRSFINKFVFYFFLITFGPLIFVVGKGISDKISDAIRPPHLKSIVYTQDGKIWVAGDKGNIGTITDLKEDIRFIPQDAVDYENMLCVDFNSIETGTCKKPNIYKENFFRIRSSGNYLYTISEEGSFLFSYDLGKKWNLHSFKNIFIKDFGISDEKTVFILTEDTRTLRYDIGSKLQELKKFTDKSITPVKVRFFTDLDGFILDKEGRLWRTTDGGSNFTFQVISKKTLNDIFFLDRSTGFVVGDNGAIFRSKDGGNTWQDFNHKKHSYERVWMFKSPKIQDYDLFVLNSLGDILISEDEGNSWSIAYKSKGGDILDLIHLSKQELPTNDKAGAETTDPAEADQHGEEISQLNEGMLGIVGVGEYKKLIRIENDSKGNTVWKKYQGGAKVFSLYFLFQIILPLTTVWLFFLMLYTLIPNTKVPLKAASIGAAITGIILILFFWGFINIYITSFTEKTMLIYKALAAIPIFLLTIYCFGLIVLFGAEVTATLQFPDRYLLPSHPFEDIDTFVKHEFYHAIRFMANVYDYQDKKGKLLSVSELNKKMMIPTKDLSFIQSALEKADFISISDKGKISPVKLKEQITLLDLYNETVSFTLGAPPDPSTGLSKVGIELQSIESGLKEKLGSINLKQLLA, from the coding sequence ATGAATACAATCCCAGCCCATCCACTGCTCATCAAGATCACTACGATTCCTGAAACTCCCGGCTGGAAAAGGAAACTGATTCTATCCCTTCGCATCCTACTTGTATCCATTCATCGTTTTACGGTCGATGATTGCCTGATGAAAGCATCGGGACTCGCTTATACTACGATTGTCACACTTGTGCCGACTCTTACAGTCGCATTCGCATTACTCACAGTCGCATCGGGAATACAAACCCGCCAGGACGAGATTTTTCACGATGTAAATAGTTTTCTACTGAAAAACAATATCCAATTCGACATCACACCTTATTGGGAAACTTTAAGCGATATCATCAACACCGCATCCCAAATCGGTGCGATCGGGTTTATTGTTTTCATCTTCTCTGCAACAGCTGTTTTGCGGTCTTTGGAAAAAACATTTCATTCCATCTGGAGAATCGAATCTCATCGCAGTTTTATCAATAAATTTGTTTTTTATTTTTTCCTGATTACATTCGGCCCTCTCATCTTCGTCGTAGGGAAAGGAATATCGGACAAGATCTCCGATGCAATCCGCCCTCCTCATCTCAAATCCATCGTTTATACCCAAGACGGTAAAATCTGGGTGGCAGGCGACAAAGGAAATATAGGAACGATCACCGATCTGAAGGAAGACATCCGCTTCATTCCTCAAGATGCCGTGGATTACGAAAATATGTTATGTGTTGATTTCAATTCGATTGAAACCGGTACTTGCAAAAAACCGAATATATACAAAGAAAATTTTTTCAGAATCCGTTCTTCCGGAAATTATCTCTATACGATCTCCGAAGAAGGCAGTTTTTTATTCTCTTACGATTTGGGAAAAAAATGGAATCTTCATTCATTCAAAAATATTTTTATCAAAGATTTCGGTATCTCCGACGAGAAGACGGTTTTCATTTTAACGGAAGATACGAGAACTCTTAGATACGATATAGGTTCGAAATTACAAGAACTGAAAAAATTTACGGACAAGTCTATTACTCCTGTTAAAGTAAGATTCTTCACGGACTTGGATGGTTTTATTTTGGATAAGGAAGGAAGACTTTGGAGAACTACGGATGGAGGAAGCAATTTTACATTTCAGGTCATCTCCAAAAAAACTCTAAACGATATTTTCTTTTTAGATAGAAGCACCGGCTTCGTGGTCGGAGACAATGGAGCGATATTCCGATCCAAAGACGGAGGAAATACCTGGCAGGACTTCAATCATAAAAAACATTCCTACGAAAGAGTTTGGATGTTCAAGTCTCCTAAAATCCAAGATTATGATCTGTTCGTTTTGAATAGTTTGGGAGATATCTTGATTTCGGAAGATGAAGGTAATTCCTGGTCGATCGCCTACAAATCGAAAGGCGGAGACATTCTGGATTTGATTCACCTCTCCAAACAGGAACTGCCGACAAACGACAAAGCAGGCGCGGAAACCACGGATCCGGCCGAGGCGGATCAACATGGAGAAGAAATATCTCAACTCAATGAAGGAATGTTAGGAATCGTTGGAGTCGGAGAATACAAAAAGCTGATTCGAATTGAGAATGATAGCAAAGGAAATACCGTTTGGAAAAAATACCAGGGAGGAGCAAAAGTTTTCTCTCTGTATTTTTTATTCCAGATCATATTACCATTAACGACCGTTTGGTTATTTTTTCTTATGCTTTATACACTCATCCCTAATACAAAGGTTCCCTTAAAGGCGGCGTCCATCGGTGCTGCCATCACAGGAATTATACTCATACTGTTTTTCTGGGGATTTATCAATATCTACATCACTTCCTTTACGGAAAAAACAATGTTGATCTATAAAGCTTTGGCTGCCATCCCCATCTTTTTATTGACTATCTATTGTTTCGGACTGATCGTTTTATTCGGAGCGGAAGTGACCGCAACACTCCAATTTCCGGACAGATATCTTCTTCCCAGTCATCCGTTTGAAGACATCGACACTTTCGTCAAACACGAGTTTTATCATGCTATCCGATTCATGGCGAATGTTTACGATTACCAGGATAAAAAAGGAAAACTCCTCAGCGTTTCAGAATTGAATAAAAAAATGATGATTCCGACCAAGGATTTAAGTTTTATCCAATCTGCTTTGGAGAAGGCGGATTTTATATCCATTTCAGACAAAGGAAAAATTTCACCGGTCAAACTCAAAGAACAAATTACTCTTTTGGATTTGTACAATGAAACGGTATCTTTTACCTTAGGGGCTCCTCCTGACCCGAGCACCGGTCTCTCCAAGGTAGGGATAGAGTTACAATCGATCGAATCAGGATTGAAAGAAAAACTTGGATCAATTAACCTGAAACAATTACTGGCTTAA
- a CDS encoding flagellar basal body L-ring protein FlgH: MMTRFLKFSFKISIQIVLVIICSFVFSDFFGLFRTEEKGEDSGLYADSLWKDKDPYSYPKSVSPGTVVKVILKTGFKVEYESEYKATFDNDIKTVPDKKLISDLPSYNTNSTFMRSKVGKSKTNAKVLGIMAVLVTGIDPGSGNLELEGSKTYNYGEERINLRLSGTISPEDLDKNRNISSDLVANFRLEFQGTLNPKELNSPNIQMKTITNPDGTTTRKAELSDLEKQEILLKTIKRVLGESNE; the protein is encoded by the coding sequence ATGATGACCCGTTTTCTTAAATTTTCATTTAAAATTTCGATACAAATCGTCCTAGTCATTATTTGTTCTTTTGTTTTTTCCGATTTCTTCGGCTTATTTAGAACCGAAGAAAAGGGAGAAGACTCCGGGCTTTATGCGGATTCTCTTTGGAAAGACAAAGATCCATATTCTTATCCTAAATCGGTTTCACCGGGAACCGTAGTAAAAGTAATTTTAAAAACAGGATTCAAAGTGGAATATGAGTCCGAATACAAAGCGACATTTGATAACGATATCAAAACTGTTCCTGACAAAAAATTGATCTCCGATTTACCATCATATAACACAAATAGTACGTTCATGCGTTCCAAAGTAGGAAAGTCCAAAACCAATGCAAAAGTTTTGGGAATTATGGCAGTCCTTGTAACAGGAATTGATCCCGGATCGGGAAATCTGGAGTTGGAAGGATCAAAAACTTATAATTACGGCGAAGAAAGAATCAATCTTCGTTTATCAGGAACGATTTCTCCCGAAGACTTGGACAAAAACCGGAATATCTCAAGCGATCTTGTTGCAAACTTCCGATTGGAATTCCAAGGAACTCTCAATCCTAAGGAATTGAATTCTCCCAATATCCAAATGAAAACGATTACCAATCCGGACGGAACCACCACTCGTAAAGCGGAACTTTCCGATTTGGAAAAACAAGAGATACTCTTAAAAACAATCAAACGAGTACTCGGGGAAAGCAACGAATGA
- the flgA gene encoding flagellar basal body P-ring formation chaperone FlgA, with amino-acid sequence MRKVFLILIFGLFGASLYASESQTQKLYLKNKIIVHSEEVYANDLFPWKSTWNPVLYQNLKSPLFLKPEDVSSRLNSASKESGNPSDWEVKGTKTLVLPLVKSVSAVQLENKLREYLQDSYGLDENQFKIHYEGNEIKIPSTGVELVWRRMGNKFHGGKRIFPLDLHSENGLIHSYPLTFVIEEKKEAWFAKRLIDSKQIITENDVEKRSFFSSDSFEEYDLDNPIGKTALNEILTDKPIQKKQLRLLHMVERGQEVQLVYTIGNIMIKARSRALESGNEGDKISLINITSNKKLEGKIQSPGICLLESE; translated from the coding sequence ATGAGAAAGGTATTTTTGATTTTGATATTCGGGCTTTTCGGTGCATCCTTGTATGCATCCGAATCCCAAACTCAAAAATTATATTTAAAGAATAAAATCATCGTTCATTCGGAAGAAGTATACGCGAATGATTTATTCCCTTGGAAATCTACCTGGAACCCTGTTCTATACCAAAATTTAAAGTCACCTCTGTTTTTAAAACCGGAAGATGTAAGTTCCCGATTGAACTCCGCCTCGAAGGAATCAGGGAACCCATCGGATTGGGAAGTAAAGGGAACCAAAACCTTGGTACTTCCTTTGGTAAAATCCGTTTCCGCCGTTCAGTTGGAAAATAAGCTACGTGAGTATCTGCAAGATAGCTACGGATTGGATGAAAACCAATTTAAAATCCATTATGAAGGAAATGAAATCAAAATTCCTTCCACGGGTGTGGAACTGGTTTGGAGAAGAATGGGAAATAAATTTCACGGAGGAAAAAGAATTTTTCCTTTGGATCTCCATTCCGAAAACGGACTCATTCATTCCTATCCACTTACTTTTGTTATTGAAGAAAAAAAAGAAGCATGGTTTGCGAAACGACTTATTGATTCCAAACAAATCATTACCGAAAACGATGTGGAAAAACGGTCCTTCTTCAGTTCCGATTCTTTTGAAGAATACGATTTGGACAATCCTATCGGAAAGACAGCGCTCAATGAAATTTTAACGGACAAACCCATTCAGAAGAAACAACTTCGTTTGCTTCATATGGTGGAAAGAGGACAAGAAGTCCAGCTTGTTTATACGATCGGAAATATAATGATCAAGGCACGTTCCAGGGCTTTGGAATCGGGAAACGAAGGTGATAAGATCAGTCTTATCAATATCACTTCCAATAAAAAACTGGAAGGTAAAATTCAATCACCTGGTATCTGTTTGTTGGAGTCGGAATGA